The Neoarius graeffei isolate fNeoGra1 chromosome 12, fNeoGra1.pri, whole genome shotgun sequence genome window below encodes:
- the hbegfb gene encoding heparin-binding EGF-like growth factor b translates to MNAFQLGLVFLHCVVFLQLSDCASRDESAVTAGKLVHAPAEVHTPHNDTETDNNEEDISAEYEDKYPRVAFSAKPRANSSLSTSKGHGKSRDGKMNPCLMKAYMNYCINGACQYLPELNRTSCVCETGYSGERCHLFILTVGKGDEGSSHTTALAITAAVLSLMCLTIIAILLALRCKKKGDIGVEEKNSLQPLHSSEQKAKDTNQWLSLHDNYHMETSCQC, encoded by the exons ATGAACGCCTTTCAACTTGGACTTGTTTTCCTTCATTGTGTTG TTTTCCTCCAGTTAAGTGACTGCGCATCCAGGGATGAGAGTGCAGTGACGGCAGGGAAACTTGTGCACGCTCCAGCTGAAGTGCACACGCCACACAACGACACTGAAACGGACAATAACGAAGAGGACATCTCTGCGGAATATGAGGACAAATATCCCAGAG ttGCATTTTCCGCAAAGCCTAGAGCAAATTCCTCATTGTCCACAAGTAAAGGTCACGGGAAGAGCAGAGATGGAAAGATGAACCCCTGCCTGATGAAAGCATACATGAATTATTGCATTAATGGTGCTTGCCAGTACCTGCCAGAACTAAATCGTACCTCTTGCGT ATGTGAGACAGGATACTCAGGTGAGAGGTGCCACCTTTTCATCCTGACTGTTGGCAAAGGAGATGAAGGCAGCAGTCACACCACGGCTCTGGCTATAACGGCAGCAGTTCTGTCCTTAATGTGTCTCACCATCATTGCCATTTTACTGGCCTTAAG ATGTAAAAAAAAGGGTGACATTGGTGTGGAAGAGAAGAACAGTCTTCAGCCACTGCACAGTAGCGAACAAAAAGCAAA